gatggtaagttgtaaaatccgggtcttttattgtatacatatatacccttacacatagtgatatgtgattatatacatgtatataacaattaatttactatttacatcataaacaatatcctatcatagatttgtgctggaattgcacatacagacaattcaataactaataaaagtaatacaacatatgtatgagaaacattatatgactatacataattattggttattaagccattctaattttctcttccttgcaaatttaatatatttagcaagatttgagatatcatttctattatttcttgttaacagctctattaatttgaacatgctaggttttcataaaattatgaggtttaatgcatttctttcgtaattaatacaaataaggacaatttaagatgagatgaaattgaatggagtgaaaatagccttcatagcgtaattgacttaattacgtggtggtcttaaagtgtacccgtaacgatttgctatttcaagtttaaatgtgatttaggatgaaacttAAAATGCTGAAAGGCCGACTTTCacagcgactttagttttagagtaattgcgatttttctcgaacccAGAGCCGTTGACTAcgtttcggtgacctctgacctgtgacgtcagaggtttaatgggtcagagccgtcatataggaaatatatatagaaacacgtgcctgcaattaatgcgaatgagacaacaataatgaaagtgctgaataaactttttgacttatatttgtgagttagttgataacaaatgttaccgaaactAAGGGCATATAATCTTCTATTATAAcgtgccatatacaacatgtaaccagagacatatatacagtacagagacatatatgtctctgtatatatgtctctgatgtaacatcttattaattttctattataacgggccaaatacaacgtatATCATGACATCTTActcattttcttttataacaggtcgtatataacatgtaaaatttgaataattttctattttaacgggtcgctgtaacatatatggcatttgaataatggaccgtttataacgacttacatcatatagcctttattatgagggcatttgcgggttgttacataccaatatttaaaatgtaaactttatttattttacaacaattgagaaacaagttatattaacttatattaatcacgcttgttggcccggatggaagcgcgcgaggggccttactgtgggaggaaaccggagtaccccgggaaaacccacgtggtcgggcaggtgaccccataccttttcacgtccgatcggggaatcgccttggtgaaaggcaagtgtgttaccactgtgccacccgaccacccaatattgatttcggttataatacttctagtaacagaagtttaaaatacaattcatacacgatgtgaaataaaagttaaaaaattggaatttttattagccaaaacagcaatagatatgttgcaaatacacttgaagataccgttatttgtgattttcggaaagattcatagagtaaattttcaacatcgtgggtttatgaatgaggcaacttaggttaatcattctatagacaaacctttaagatacatttttttttcgcttgaaaggaaaacgaaacccactgaattccaaaaataatatgtttgatttcaacaacttaaaaatgcATTCCCTGTAGTaacacgcaattcttaataaaattcaagctcaatttacgtacaacatgtgaaagtatatcttcggaacttttttgaagtacatagaaaccaaacgcgagaactcacaagaattacccgcgtgtgccgattagaacaccagacacatgtagtgcagtgacaggtgtgacgagcttgtggatcataatttcacacctggtaattgtttagcggttatactaacccactcaattcgtaattctccgaacatgtttctaatcttctaaagtcctgttttaagtgaagatatgacttgtgacccacgaatggaaagtaaaaccacaatgatctcgatcacttcatactaatgacacaataacaaaacaaaaaagaaatataatgataataaaaaagaaataaataaaatttgaaaaattcatacacgaaaattattgcgagttaataagttttagtattaattatgattaatcacgatgaactaaattgtatgttttctatatacagtctgtatatatatatataacggagcgaaaatgatggttttaataagaacctatactatgtacctgtacataaagtatcaattatattataattgttgcgaatcacttttatttaatttcaatgacaacgatcatataaaaattatatctttctcaagaatgtaatcgtccgttatccctgagaccatgacatgtaaaataccctcgggataaaatctgtatatgtagaagtttgttgcaggctccaacactggtattcatacgtgagagatttagtctattgtagatcatgatgattataatatattactttctgaattaagtgttctCCATGACTTGAAGCGTGTTTTGTATAGGATATAATGCATAGAttttatctcggcactcggccaaccgattttgatgtggTTCGCGACATCATTCTTTGGcttttacaaaaaataccatgtttgaatatcgtttgtttgttcttggtacactttaacacGGAGTTTCACCACGTCAGCATTTGAATACCAAGAACTTtaactctgtacatgtaccacttgtgatatatactgaaatgactaacgttttatatacatgtatgactaaaaacaaacacattttatgttagatattttattagaagatgtttttagataatgcaatgaactttcaaaatacatgtcaaatacaatttatataattcatatatattcataaatatatatgatctctAGCAATATAGTCTTTGGAAAACACATTTGATTGTGTCACATGGATTATAAAATAGAGAAATGCTTtaacagcttaatatttaaatcacacgcttcagaaaaaaaaatacgttgaaattttattgttatcacatgaacaaatcagcaaatatgttttttatcttctaaaaaccaccgtactgtcttcttaaataatgttaaataaataaattgtttattatcaaaaataccaaagaaactgtggatgtaataccatgtactgactttcgtatacgtgaagtatcactatcgaaatggAGATCATTTACAAATCGTGTGCTTTTAACATGCATCTTATTGCCGTACTCAACAAGACTAACAccgtaacatgaattaaataacttccacaattccaatgatcgatggtaaaattatggatttatatacatgtatttaactcgttatggtcataaacgtgataaaactaactttctgatagcaaaactttaaaaaaatagttatcatttatttgcaaatatattcatctgtaaaagattgatacatagtaataacaagacatttcgtaactgtcttgtaaatcttacctgtgcacggagaatgacttgtcaatcattcttatcaaccaatgaaatacgcgcaaagcctttccgcggcgtttgattgacagcaacaATGCTCACTGAGGTGTGACGAACTTCAGTGTCGTCTGCTTTGTATAAGGTGACTTGTCAATCCAACCGATGAAATTCGTGTACGGCCAGGTACCCATTTCTATtgcgtttgattgacagacagcCAAGATGGATACTATCCACCAATGACGGCTATCATGTTGATTCATCACAAAATGAAAACGTGTTGTATTCTATAAGACGCtacataataaaatgtacaagtattatgattttataaaaatcattgaaataacatttttgataaaaacagtaaccataaaataggccagagtaaaaaaaaatactcagtgacatgatattaatgtgaagacATGAAACAGCCggaacatttaacacccatattatatggatgccctaagatacgatatattgcaggtttttgactatgcaaccagtatcattacacataataagtgttattcccacttttgatcagtttcataggtggaattagccagagtttctattggcctcctctggcacactacgatatgaaaacgtggaattctccgacagctGACATGTGGcatgtcgctaagattttggtcctaatacaataaaatcgggaatgacataacacttacatatatggataaatgagatatttatttaccccagtatacccatttagtcccatctaggtgtttaattcagtccttatagaccctcgctttactctagtcaatatttcattctggattctgccatgttgctaactatacattgtaggtcgcggtcggcctaattacctaaTCCATGTGCGATGctacaacttttatttctatagattttaccgcttataattaagaaattatgaatttttgaatttaatataacaggttttgtgaaataataagcttagttttcttgatttaaactacgttagaagaaaaacacaataaattatatgtggtcttttcggtccattgcgttccgattcgggtggttagtcgtactgtcacttacaaaatggcaggtcaacagcgtgaaattttgactagcgtaaagcaagggtctatactgacgAAATAAAACCTctaggtgggactaaatgggtgttctgggggtAAAtacatatctcatttatccatattggtaagatacgtgtgatttcacaccggttttactgtatttacacCTCACATCTTAGCGGCACCAAACGGTGACGGgaaattccatgttttcatagagtagtgcgttctggccctaCAGCAGACatgcaaattatatccttacttggATGAAAGTTGTTCGAAATGTTCATCAATCCGTGATTCTTACATCTACTACacaagaaataacttccatcaaatctactttcttttaccggtcagcgacacacagcggaatctttacagttctttatatctaaatatactacacattatctatgtcccctctagactacgactatagtgacaaaataaataaatatcacatattttcaagctaagtaaaactgatgtttaattctacggcatttataagagctggaaacaattaaaaccaatggtaaatgtaaagtttcaattacgttataccgtacgtccctggtcacatcgatcatagcgttgataggtatcagttatatacatgtagttagccTACTCCATATCGAtccatattacaggtaaattttatcgcatGAGTAAGCACCGATGAGTCCTGCTGATCCACTGTGATTCTCTGTGATCCTCAGTGTCTCGATCGCGGAGGTTCACCGCGGCACGCTTGGTCACcgcgatctttgatgatttaaccccGGTGATTGATTGGCATAATTGGTCTATCACTAGGAAACacggtgattatttctccatgtacactTGTCACCATAAATCGCGGTGTGGGGGGTAGAAGTATTAAAAGCTACGGTCCTTACTGTACATACagccagagacatatatactgtatatatgtctctgatacaGCCAATGAAGCTATATACGTCATATATACACATCATGTCTACATTACTCCGTAGTTTTTGGTTTCTGAAGTAAGgccaaaaaaaaatgtttgtttaggGTCAGAGGAGCCCAAAAAATtagggtaggtaggtagggattttttttattgattttttttttcttataaatgtaaattgacacgattttgttgtttaaatttctataaaatatttcttaaaatcatttatatgCAGTAGATATGCAGTTATCTATGCTTGAGATTTGCCAAATTAGCCAGGGACTGCTAAAACAATTACAATGGTGAATGGATATGTGATTCTTACTTTGAAAAGGTTAgcaaaatttcagaaatttcaagattttcagattttttttttctagaagtCAATAAAAAGTTTAgggtcggggggggggggggggggggggggggggtaaagtCTAGGTAGGGTCGGATGACcctaaacaaacaatatttttttggcctaataaacatctttttatttaaaaactgaTTTGTTGATAGACTATTGCAATGTAGCTTGTAAATCTTTCATGTCTGCTTGATATAATTTGTGTGGAATTCCTAATAAATCTTTTCACAAACAAATTGTCACAAAAACACTGCtgataaatgtatttacataatttcatatttcaggCCGAGAAAGAAGTCGCTGCTTTAGAGAAGGATGTCAGAATAAACGAAGATAAAATCAACGGCCTGCAGACTTTCCTTCAGACAAACACAACAAATTTTGTGAAGATGGTAAAGCCCAGATTACAATTAGCATTTCTTGCCAAATACAAGGGGAAAGATGGtaaccaactactacaaagagatcTTCGTTACATCAAACTTGCTACACAGGGGAAAATCCCTAGCAACATAACTTCAATTAGCCCAGCAGAATTggaaaatttgattaaaaatggAAAGAAAACAGTTTCTGCAAAATTCAAACTTGACAATTATGAGAAGCCAGTTTGTTTCTCTGAAACCAGTGGAAGAGATTCACAAGAAACAAATGAGGTCATTCAGGTCAATGAAAGTGATTCAAGATTGTATTCTTATGGTTCACCAAGTTTATTGTCTCCGGCAAATCTGGGTATCTACAGCTACAACTCTCCTCAGCAGCAGCCATCTCAATTATATCCATATTGGTACACTGCATATAACCCTGGGGTGTGGTATGGAACTCCTGCCAGCCAGCCATCAGCATGTACAGCTACGGTTTCCAAAGCTCCAGAGACCGAAAATGAGATTTTCCCACCACTCCCACCTGAAGAATATCCACCCCTCCCCCCTCTGCCTCAAGAAAAATGTGACAATTGATCATGATTGTTTTACTTCATATAAATCATTTGCTCATTCCTTAGCAATTATAACTCaaagatattttttcatttatccAAGGAGGAATTAAAATAATGAGAAATTTGTTGATTGCATTAGAAtctgaatattttttatatacttGGTAGCAAGtacaattaatataaatatgtactatgctcaaaacaaatgataatgACTTTCGTGGTTCTTACACTTGTAGTTGTATGCTTTGTTATGATGTAACATTGACCTCTGGGTCCTTTTCatttacatatgtgtacatgtacaatgtacctttaTCCATGTAGTAGTTAAGtccaatattttattttatttatttgttttctaaaGTTTGGATTAGGTATTTTTTGATGATGAAACTCAAATGTTGAAAACttgaatttattttctttaaacattcattgtattataatatatttggtAACTGTGTTGCTTTTTATAGCTCACCTGATTCAGAGAACTGGTGATCAgactatttttattttacaactatTAAATGTCGCACTGTAAAGAATTAGCTTCATTCAAAATAAACCTTTCTAGTgcatgaaataattatttttttatatgtcCAGTGTATACTTCAGGCTGAAGGACCTGCTGAACTTGCATTTGACAGTCACCAAATATAGATTCTTAAGTCAAACCTTGTTATCTTGAAGATCAGTGGGTCAtggaaatttatatatattgatgttccAAATATTCATACTACGgtattaaatcaaataaattttaCTTGGAATTCTTTgagcaggtttttttttttgatatccCGAGTTGGAGATCACGAGATTCGACTTCTATATAAGCATCTGAAGAGTTTGACCGAAAGTGCTCATACtaagaaaagatttttttaatgtacGTGgcacaaatgtatattaattatgtacatgtacaaggaAAGAATTCCAGAAAAATTCCAGCTAATGAATGACGACTCGATGAGGGTCCAGGCTCCAGGAAAAggattaaaaatataaatatactattGAGTTGTCTTTGTAAATCTTTCATTACATAGATACATAGtagtataactgtataattataACCTATCTTACAACTGatattaagacatttcatctgatcgAATGTTCTTTGGTCGACAAATTTTCCATAGCTATCCTAAACACATTCAAGGCAAGAAGAGTTTGATTAAAAgacatacatttttgtatatcgGTCATTTTGAGTGTACCGATTCTGGTATTGTAAAGGAAACTCAAATAAGTtgtctgtcagaatgtccaagtctgtcatcagggccagaggaaactctgacTTAAGTCTGTGTCACAAAGGAAACTTGAGCTGCATGTAAGACATCTAGCTGTCAAAATGCATGATTGCAGATAGGTCATCACCACATGATAATGAATTATTaacacaaagacacaaaaaaaaactgtgaaACTGCTGTAATACAGTTCACTCAGTCTTCTGTTAGTTGAAATAGTTAATTTCCTATCATATGTCACCAAATGTTATTAAATTATGGGATTTTCCAAAACTTAATGGGGATTGGCAGATAAGTTATTATATGAACTAGTTTTTATCTggatattattgttatatatattttcgaTTTGAGTATCGAAAAACTCTACCGGTAACCGTATTCTACTGACTGAAAAATGTTGGTCAActaaattgttataatattataaattataaatattataattgaTTGTGCTcatgacaaaaaaaataacaatattttaataGGGCTGAGGTTAAAATGCGACTCATGGACATTAATAGCTATTAAATAATAACTAGAATTTCAATATATActtgattttcattttatttaatattatcaaTGCCATATCAACTGAACATTGATATACATGAAGTAGTagcttttgattttttttggaaattgtaaACACATGTATGCTTCAAATCTATTTCATTAGAATAATGAGTATTCTAGAAAGATCACAgtgacatgtatacaatgtacatgtgcaggTCTGAAAGTATTGCAAATCAAATAATGACattctgtacatgtaatacatactgtaaatgGTAATTTAAAGCCACTTTGTGTATGATGAAGACTACATATACTACCGGTATATGTCGGTTTGTATAATATTATGATCAGCTGCAGTTACATGCAGACATAATTAAAATTCTCAAACCGTGTTTACTTTCATGaactaaaaataaattgttccttgatactttttttttcacacaTAGCCACACATTTCCAACAATCTAGGAAGACATGAATTAGGAATGGCATTTAACGAGTTGACAATTGAAAGTTCTGTGAATTCATATGTAAAGTCTTTGTTTTTCTGAAGACCATTACGCATTAAATTGAAGATGTACTCGGCAACATTGTATTCTGGACTATAAGGAGGCTGAAATAAAAGTGTAATGTTTCTGGTACCAAGCATGTTCCTAAGCATTCGTTCTCCTTGGTTGTGATGGTGGAAACCACAATTATCTAATATAACGCAATCACCATTTGATAATACTGGATTACCAACCATGTTTGTTTCTTGCATATAATCATCGAAAAAATGTATCATTTCCATAGCATTTGATGGACCATtaagtatatcataatgttCGATTCCAAAGTATCCACAAGCTAGATTGACAGTAAATGTTGCATTGCTTGCATACCTTTGTACTTCAACTGCTCGGGTGCCTTTGGTGCTGTGTCCATACTTTCTATTACCTGCAGTTTTTACGACAGATGCTTCATCAAAGAAATGTAGCTGTTGTGGAATGAAGTCCATAGCTCTAGCAATAAATGCAGTTACACGATTTTCATGGGCTGCTGTCTGTGTTTCAGCTGGTATAGACTGGATAACTTTCCGTGTCATCCCTAATTTGTGTCTGACTGTATGTCTTATTCGACTGGCAGATGGAACGGTCTGAAGGGTACATACGTTCCTCTCTAATAATTTGGCCCTAATTTCATGACTgttaattgaagtttgtttaaatttctCATACTCTATAAACTGTAAGACTTCATCGGTAATTTTACTAGGGTTCCGTTGAACAAGTGACGGGTCAAAAGTCCCTCTTGCAGTAAAATTCTTTACGATCTTGTGACAACCACCCTTCGTTACACCTGTTTTTTGGCTGATTTCCTGAAAAGATAATCCTTTGCAATGTAGATCAAGTATTTCATGGCGTAGATTGTCCTCCGTCTGTACCCCGTTAGCGTAAAACCTCCCACACACGTTTTTCTGATAGGGCGCAGCCATATTTACTATCGAAGTCTCGCCGATTAACGCGCTTGTCGTTATCGAATAAACCCCGCCTACGTGATAGCATTGCTGTGCATAACCCCGCCCCTCCAGACGACTGACAAGATCGGTCGGTCAACTTGCCGGGGTAATACACCAGAAGTTTCGTCAACGGTTAGGCAATCACGGCAGTAATGGTGGCATCTACCTCATCAAAACTCTTTTTTTGTATTAATGGTGGTATCTACCTCATCAAAACTCTTTGTTTGTATTAATGGTGGTAACTACCTCATCAAAACTCTTGTTAGTTAATGGTGGTATCTAACTCATCAAAACTCTTGTTTGTTAAT
This DNA window, taken from Pecten maximus chromosome 3, xPecMax1.1, whole genome shotgun sequence, encodes the following:
- the LOC117323489 gene encoding uncharacterized protein LOC117323489, producing MAARIASDNFIESIDPGLLPYKEEIYRHAVSSEETLRFLRPREVREMAIPEVYKRMLIDRIVKLQTPESKIKMKSEAGSPDGAPTMAKQPKRLDFETHEVDKNQKKVGDSDRFDSSTRRPDTPNVNDKNYLDNELDKLRDERDSLHILLVHRKNSLKDLHVVPDSLHPVAIPGGVLTKTVCDKCHHRGHKATGNRGGRACPFDKCLGYNYCGILAKHKDYKAMIQEAEKEVAALEKDVRINEDKINGLQTFLQTNTTNFVKMVKPRLQLAFLAKYKGKDGNQLLQRDLRYIKLATQGKIPSNITSISPAELENLIKNGKKTVSAKFKLDNYEKPVCFSETSGRDSQETNEVIQVNESDSRLYSYGSPSLLSPANLGIYSYNSPQQQPSQLYPYWYTAYNPGVWYGTPASQPSACTATVSKAPETENEIFPPLPPEEYPPLPPLPQEKCDN